Below is a genomic region from Pseudomonas berkeleyensis.
AGTGACGGATGCGTGCGCCGTGCTGCAGTTCGAAGCGCTGGCGGATGAACTGCTCCAGGGCCGCGCGACGTGCGCTGCCGGGGGACGCCAGGTGGAGTTCGTAGCTATCGCCGCGCCCGATACGGGCAACGGGACGATCGTGATGCGCCCAGGGTAGTTCCATGCTCGGAACCTCGGTGATGAACCTGGGGCCAATTGTGTGAGGGGTTGGCTTAACGCTGTATTAAGCCTTTGCAGAATGTTTCGGGCGCCTTCTGGCTGGGCGCCCTGTGCGGTGCGTGCCTCTCAGCCGACCTGCGCGATCCAGTCATTGAGGTTGTAGTAGTTGCTGATGCGCGCGACCTTGCCGTTGCTGATCTCGAAGAAGGCGCCGGCCGGCAGCACGTAGGTCTGGCCGTTGGCCGGTGGCAGGCCTTCGTCGTCGGCCAGGTATTCGCCGTGTACCACGAACTCGGCGGCAGCGCGGTCGCCGTCAGCGTTCTGCATCACCACGATGTCGGTCAGGCGTTCGCGGTAGCAGCGGTTCATCTTGTCCATGAAGGCGGCGAAGGTGGCCTTGCCGACTTGGCGTTCGCCCTGGTTGATGTCGTGCACCACGTCCTCGGCCAGCAGGTCGAGGAAGGCGGGCATGTCGCTGGCGTTGAAGGCGGCGTAGTAGGCCTGTACCAGTTCGGTGGCGGTCATGGCTAAGTTCCTTTCGTAGCGTGGTTAGTGGTTTGCTGGCGGGCATGATAAGTTCGCCGCTTCCCGCCGGCATAGCCGTCGGCGTCACCCTGCTGTTGGCCAACGACTGCGCATGGACATTCAGTTGCTCCACGGGGCCGAGATCGCGCCCCATATCGACGACCTGGCGCGCCTGCGTATCCAGGTGTTCCGTGAGTTCCCCTACCTCTACGACGGCAACCTCGACTACGAGGCCGAGTACCTGGCCACCTACGTACGCAGTGCGGCTAGCCTGTGCGTGCTGGTACGTGACGAAGGGCGGGTGGTCGGTGCCTCCACGGCGTTGCCGCTGGTCGATGAAACTCAGGAATTCCAGCAGCCGTTCATTGCCGCGGGTTGGAACCCGGCGCGGATCTTCTACTGCGCCGAGTCGGTGGTGTTGCCAGCCTGGCGCGGGCGTGGCCTGGGCGTGCGCTTCTTCGTCGAGCGCGAGGCTCATGCACGTGAGCTGGGCCGTTTCGACTGGTGCGCCTTCTGCGCCGTGCAGCGCCCGGCCGATCACCCGCGCCGGCCAACCGACTACCAGCCACTGGACGCGTTCTGGACGCGGCGTGGCTATCGCCATCACCCCGAATTGCACACCCATTACTACTGGCGCGACCTGGACGAAGCCGAGGAATCGGCCAAACCCATGTCGTTCTGGTTGAAGGAGCTCGCTTCATGATCAAGGTCGCCGCCTGCCAATATCACATCGATCTGTTCGCCACCTGGGACGCCTATGCCGAGCACCTGACGGCGTTGTGCGAGGAAGCGGCCGGGCAAGGTGCCGAACTGTTGCTGCTGCCGGAATACGCCGGCCTGGTGCTGACCGGCCAGTTGCCGGAAGCCGAGCGCGGCGATCTGCACGGCTCCATCGCCGGTATCCAGTCGCTGCTGCCACGCTGGCTGGCGTTGTGCGAGAGTCTGGCGCGGCGGCTGAAAATCTACCTGCAACCCGGTTCGGTAGCCGTGCTGGACGACGATGGCATCTACCGCAACCGTGCCTGGCTGTTCGGCCCGGAAGGCTGCCTGGGCAGTCAGGACAAGCTGATCATGACCCGCTTCGAAGTGGAGCAGTGGCACATTGCAGCGGGCAACGGGCTGAAGGTGTTCGATACGGCACTGGGCAAGCTGGGCATTCTGATCTGCTACGACAACGAGTTTCCGCTGCTGGCGCATACCCTGGCCGAAGCCGGTGTCGATCTGATCCTCGCACCCAGTTGCACCGATACCGTGGCCGGTTTTCACCGCGTGCGTATCGGCGCGCAGGCCCGTGCGCTGGAGAACCAGATCGCCGTGCTGCATTCGCCCACTGTCGGCCTGGCGCCCTGGTCGCCGTCGCTCGACGAAGGTTATGGCCGCGCCTCGCTGTACGTGCCATCGGACTACGGCATGCCGGCCAGCGGCATCGTCGCCGAGAGCGAGGAGCTGTGCCCCACGCGCAGCCACTGGCTGATCTGCGAGCTGGATCTGGATGAAGTGCGCCGTGTGCGCGAGCAGGGCCAGGTATTCACTCGGCGCGATTGGCCGCGGCAGTTCGACGACGGCCGGCTGGTGCTACGTTGACCGTGATGCAGGTGCCACACGATTCGCCGCAGGCCGCCTACGAGCGAGCGCTTGCAGCCGGCTTCGTCGTCGATACAGCGCAGCGACGTGCGGTCGAGGCGCTGCAGCACTGCCATGAGGCTGTAGAGCGAGGCGAACGGCCGCTCGGTGTCTACCTCTGGGGGCCGGTCGGGCGTGGCAAGACCTGGCTGATGGACAGCTTTTACAACGCCCTGCGCGTGCCGGCGCGGCGGCAGCATTTCCATCACTTCATGCAATGGGTACATCGCCGTCAGTTTCAGCTGACCGGCAATGCCGATCCGCTGCGCCTGTTGGCCGAGGAGCTGGGGCGTGAGGTGCGCGTGCTGTGTTTCGACGAGCTGTTCGTCAGCGATATCGGCGACGCGATGCTGCTCGGTCGCCTGCTTAGTCTGGTGGTGGAGCAGGGCGTGGTGCTGGTGGCGACCTCCAACCAGCCACCGGAGCAACTGTATGCCGAGGGCTATAACCGCGAGCGCTTCCTGCCGGCCATCGCCGCGCTCGAGGCGCATATGCAGGTGGTGGCGGTGGATGGCGATCAGGATCATCGCCTGCACCCCGGCGCCGAGGTGCAGCGCTATTGGGTACGGCAGCCGCAAGCCTTGGGTGAGCTGTTCGCTCGTTTGAGCGAGGGGCGGATCATCAGCCGTGAGCCAGTGGAGCTGGCTCATCGCAGCGTATCGACCCTCGGCCATAGTCCGGCAGCGCTGTGGTGTCGTTTCCGTGATCTGTGCGAGCAGCCATTGGCGGCGGTGGATTTCATCGAATTGTGCGAGCGCTTTCCGGCCATCCTGCTTGGCGAGGTGCCATGCCTGGGCGGCGAGCAGCGTGAAGGGCGCATCGCCCGTGGCACCGAGGATGCTGCCGAACGGGTCGATGCAGGGGATCGGCAGTTGCCGGCGTTATCGCGCAACGACGATGCGGTACGACGTTTCATCGCCCTGGTCGACGAGTGCTACGACCGCCGTGTGCCGCTGTACATCGAAGCCGAGGTGGCCCTGGATGAACTCTATACCCAGGGCTACCTCGGTTTTGCCTTCCGCCGTACGCTCAGTCGCCTGCGCGAGATGCAATTGCAGCGATTTGGCTCATAGCACCAGCATCTGCAGCTCGCGCGTGACGTTGATGGTAATTCCAGCACCATTGGAATTGACACTCTGGTTGGTGCCTTGGAGAGGGTTGTAGAGCGTACCGCTGCCGTTACGTTGCAACTGCACCGTTCCATCCTCTTGTGCCCAGAACATCCAAAGCCAGCGGCCGTCGGCGCGCTGCCAGGCAATGCTGATCATTCCCTCAGGAGCATTTGCAAACGCAGGCGGATCCAGAGGGGTCATGCTTGCGCTGGTAACCTGCAGAAAGCGTTTCAGCGCCTGGTATGCGGGCTTTTCGCTGCCATCGAGGCGTAGCAGTCCGTAGAACTGATCTCGCACTGTGGCGCGAGCGTCCAGATCATTGAGGGCAAACAGGAAGATGCGGTCGTAATCCATGGCGCTCATCAGCGCCAAGCGGCGGAGCATGTGGTCGGCCTGACCTTGTTCGCCAATGATGGGTTGTAGCTCCACAGGTCCTGGGTAGCTGGACCAACCAAACTCGGTCGCCCAAATTGGGCCACCGCTGAGCAGTCGCAGATTCTGGTTGAGCCCGTTGGCATTGATGATGAAATCGCCGGCACCTGAATAGTCACCTTCCGCCTCTTGGGTATAGGGGTGATAGGCGTTCACGCGATTAGGGTTGAGGCTGCCGAGGTGGTACAGGGCTTCGAACATATAGCCGCCCAACACGGGCATCTGGCTGTAGTAGGCATGTCCACCTATTACCTGAGTGGCATCCGGCCTGACTATGGCCAGGGTAGTCAGGGTGCTTTCCAGCAACTGCTGGTATTGCCACGGATTTTCCATCGGTTGCCAGAAAGGCGGAATATTTTGCTCGTTCCATACCTGCCAAGCTGTCACGTAGGGATAGCGACTAGCGAGGGTCGCGAAACTGTTGGCGAACAGTTGTGGATTGGTTGGCGGATATTGATCGGGGTTGCTTACCCCTGTTGGTGCGGATGTCGCATGGGGGGCTGAGCCCACCATGTAGATCAGTGGCTTGAGCTCCTCTTCCTCGACGACCTGCATCAGTCGATCAAAGTCCGTCCATTGCCACTGCCCTGCTTGCGGCTCCATGCGATCCCAGTTCAAGCCGATACGAATCCATTGCAGTTCCAGCTCCTTGAGCTTGGCGATCTGATACCGGTAGGACTGTTCGGGGAACCATTGTAGTTGGACGTTCAAGCCGAGAAAGTCGGCCCATGTCACGTCGCGGGGGCCTTTCATCGAGTAGGAGGGAGCGGCGTAAGTGACCTGGCATGTCAGAAAGATGCCAGCGATGGAGCTGATGAAGAGGGATTGCTTGAATAGACCTCTGGTGAACATGGCCGATCTCCTTGGCCGTGAGTGAAGAGCGCAGCATAGTAACGCTGATGAAGAAATCCAGTTTATTGTGAGTGGCGAGCCTAAGTTGATCACTGCAAAGTGGGCGTGGAGTGTCGTACTCTGCGTCCACAAGGTGATTCTCGGGCACGGCATAGGTCATGCCGGATGACCTATGCATCCGTTTGTTATCTAGTTTGAATCGGGCGTGCTGGCCAGGTACTGCGTGGTAGAAACCACGCTCGCATAGGCAAAGGCCAGCGCTGCCATGTAGGCCGCATGCACTTGAGTGGCCGCAATCGACTGGCCGTCGAATTCCTGGTCGCGCGTTGCGCAGGCGTCATGTACCACGGTGGTGGTGTAACCGAAGTCGCTGCTGGCACGTGCCGCGGCGTCGATGCACATGTGGCTCATGGCGCCGACCAGGGTGACCTGTTCGATACCCGCTTCATCGAGCAGTGCCTTGAGTTCGGTATCGAGAAAGGCGTTCACCTGGTGCTTGAGCACCACGGCTTCGTCCACCCGTGGCTGCACACTGGCATGAATGCGCGCGCCTTCGGATGCCGGGGTAAAGAAGGGCGCGTCGTCGCTCTGGAACTCGTGGCGTACGTGCACCACCTTGTCGCCAGCCTTGCGCGCAGCCGCCAGGACGCGGGCGGCATTGTCGGCAGCCGCCTCCATGCCGTGCAGCGGCCATTTTCCGGCTTCGAAATAGTCGTTCTGGATGTCGATCAGTACCAAAGCACGCTTGCTCATGTTGCTCTCCGTGGGATGATGTGGGGCAAACCTTATCGCTACGGCTGACGTTCGAGGATGGGCGAGGCCGACAATCTGCGGGGAAAAACTGACAATGAGCGGGCGCTGCCTGGAAATCGGGCTGTTGCTGTATCCCGGTGTGCAACTGGCGGCGGTGTATGGCCTGGGCGATCTGTTCACGGTGGCCAACGATATGGCTGCCAGCCAGGAGCGTGAGGGTACGGATCGGCTGCGTGTCAGTCACTGGCAGATCGATGATGCAGGCAAGGTTCGGCGTGTATTCGACAGCCACCCGCAGGCCGAGGGTACGCCGCAGGTGGTGATCCTGCCGCCCTGTCTGGATGCTTCTGCTGGCTACGCGTTGGAGATGGCTTACTGCCGTTGGCTGGAGCGTCTGCATGCTTCAGGAGTGACGCTGGCATCGGTCTGTGCTGGCGCCTTTCCATTGGCCGAGGCGGGCCTGCTCGAGGGGCGTTCGGTGACCACTCACTGGGCTTTGGCGGGTGAGTTGGCAGAGCGTTATCCCAATGTGCAGGTCTTGCCCGAGCGGATGGTGGTCGATGACGGCGACCTGATCACCGCAGGTGGCCTGATGGCCTGGACAGACCTCGGCCTGGCGCTGGTGACGCGGCTGCTCGGGCCGACCATCGCTGCCGAGACTGCCCGGTTTCTGGTGGTGGATCTCAACCGCGAGTCGCAACGCCAGTTCAGCAGCTTTGTGCCCAGCTTCGATCATGGCGATGCCGCGGTATTGAACGTCCAGCAATGGCTGCAGGGGCCAGCGATGGTCGAGGCGAATCTGGCTGGCATGGCCGCTCGCGCGGGATTGGGCGAGCGCACCTTTCTACGGCGCTTTCGCGCCGCCACCGGGTTGAAACCAACGGAATATTGCCAGCAACTACGGGTCAACAGAGCCCGCGACCTGTTGGAGCACAGCCGGCAAAGCATCGAGCAGGTGGCGTGGCAGGTGGGCTATCAAGACAGCGGGGCCTTTCGCAAGGTCTTCGCCCGGCTGGTGGGCTTGTCACCGGGCGATTACCGACGCCGTTTCGGGACGGCTGCGCGTTAGGGTCTCAGACCGAGTCTTCCGCCGCCTTGCCCGCCGGATTCGCACGGGTTGGCATGGCGAGAATTTCCGGCAGCACGTCACGCGCGAATACTTCGTGCAGGCGCCGCAGCTCTGCTACCGGATCGAGGTGATGATCGACGCGGATGTCCCACAGTGGATACTGCTCGTGATCGACCACATAGATCACCGCCGAGGATTCGCCATGGCGATCACCGCCGTGTTCATCACCCGCGGCCAGGGCATCGATCAGGCGTTCGACCAGCGGCCTGGTTTCACCGAGGCGGAAGGTATCGGCTACGGCATCCAGCACCTGCGGGCCGACCAAACGATTGCCCTGTACGGAGAATTGCTCGCCGGCCAGTGAACCTGCCCAGGGAATGCATTTGTCGCCAGTCCAGCAGACGCTATCGCCGTGGCGATCGATCAACGCGCACTGGCGCAGTTCCATGCAGGGATCGGTGGTCATCAGCACGCTGAGTGCGGCAGGTGCCGAATAGCCTTGTCGCAGTAATTCCAGGCCGTCGAGGCCTAGGTAGGGATTGACCTGCGCCTGGGTCGCCACGGCACCTATGCCGGCGGCCGCATGACTGAGCAACTTGCCCACGGCAGGCATGGCAGTGGCGGCGGCGACGCCGAATTGGCCGGTACGGGGGCAGCGAGCGATGATGGAAAAGGTCATGGCGTCTCCTTTTTCGGCTTAGGCCACGCGTTTGCCGCCATCGTTCCGTTTTGCTCGTTCTCAACTGCCGAAAACGCAGAAGCCCGGCACAGGGCCGGGCTTCCGCTTGCAACTGGAGCGGATTACTTCACTTCCACCGCCAGGCTTTCGGCGATCTTCTTGTTCCAGATCGCAGGGCCGGTGATGTGTACCGATTCGCCGTTGCTGTCGACGGCAACGGTGACTGGCATGTCTTTGACCTCGAACTCGTAGATCGCTTCCATGCCCAGCTCGGCGAACGCCAGCACCTTGGACTTCTTGATCGCCTGGGCCACCAGGTAGGCGGCGCCGCCGAC
It encodes:
- a CDS encoding nuclear transport factor 2 family protein — translated: MTATELVQAYYAAFNASDMPAFLDLLAEDVVHDINQGERQVGKATFAAFMDKMNRCYRERLTDIVVMQNADGDRAAAEFVVHGEYLADDEGLPPANGQTYVLPAGAFFEISNGKVARISNYYNLNDWIAQVG
- a CDS encoding GNAT family N-acetyltransferase, translating into MDIQLLHGAEIAPHIDDLARLRIQVFREFPYLYDGNLDYEAEYLATYVRSAASLCVLVRDEGRVVGASTALPLVDETQEFQQPFIAAGWNPARIFYCAESVVLPAWRGRGLGVRFFVEREAHARELGRFDWCAFCAVQRPADHPRRPTDYQPLDAFWTRRGYRHHPELHTHYYWRDLDEAEESAKPMSFWLKELAS
- a CDS encoding carbon-nitrogen hydrolase family protein encodes the protein MIKVAACQYHIDLFATWDAYAEHLTALCEEAAGQGAELLLLPEYAGLVLTGQLPEAERGDLHGSIAGIQSLLPRWLALCESLARRLKIYLQPGSVAVLDDDGIYRNRAWLFGPEGCLGSQDKLIMTRFEVEQWHIAAGNGLKVFDTALGKLGILICYDNEFPLLAHTLAEAGVDLILAPSCTDTVAGFHRVRIGAQARALENQIAVLHSPTVGLAPWSPSLDEGYGRASLYVPSDYGMPASGIVAESEELCPTRSHWLICELDLDEVRRVREQGQVFTRRDWPRQFDDGRLVLR
- the zapE gene encoding cell division protein ZapE — protein: MQVPHDSPQAAYERALAAGFVVDTAQRRAVEALQHCHEAVERGERPLGVYLWGPVGRGKTWLMDSFYNALRVPARRQHFHHFMQWVHRRQFQLTGNADPLRLLAEELGREVRVLCFDELFVSDIGDAMLLGRLLSLVVEQGVVLVATSNQPPEQLYAEGYNRERFLPAIAALEAHMQVVAVDGDQDHRLHPGAEVQRYWVRQPQALGELFARLSEGRIISREPVELAHRSVSTLGHSPAALWCRFRDLCEQPLAAVDFIELCERFPAILLGEVPCLGGEQREGRIARGTEDAAERVDAGDRQLPALSRNDDAVRRFIALVDECYDRRVPLYIEAEVALDELYTQGYLGFAFRRTLSRLREMQLQRFGS
- a CDS encoding beta-galactosidase — encoded protein: MFTRGLFKQSLFISSIAGIFLTCQVTYAAPSYSMKGPRDVTWADFLGLNVQLQWFPEQSYRYQIAKLKELELQWIRIGLNWDRMEPQAGQWQWTDFDRLMQVVEEEELKPLIYMVGSAPHATSAPTGVSNPDQYPPTNPQLFANSFATLASRYPYVTAWQVWNEQNIPPFWQPMENPWQYQQLLESTLTTLAIVRPDATQVIGGHAYYSQMPVLGGYMFEALYHLGSLNPNRVNAYHPYTQEAEGDYSGAGDFIINANGLNQNLRLLSGGPIWATEFGWSSYPGPVELQPIIGEQGQADHMLRRLALMSAMDYDRIFLFALNDLDARATVRDQFYGLLRLDGSEKPAYQALKRFLQVTSASMTPLDPPAFANAPEGMISIAWQRADGRWLWMFWAQEDGTVQLQRNGSGTLYNPLQGTNQSVNSNGAGITINVTRELQMLVL
- a CDS encoding cysteine hydrolase family protein, whose amino-acid sequence is MSKRALVLIDIQNDYFEAGKWPLHGMEAAADNAARVLAAARKAGDKVVHVRHEFQSDDAPFFTPASEGARIHASVQPRVDEAVVLKHQVNAFLDTELKALLDEAGIEQVTLVGAMSHMCIDAAARASSDFGYTTTVVHDACATRDQEFDGQSIAATQVHAAYMAALAFAYASVVSTTQYLASTPDSN
- a CDS encoding GlxA family transcriptional regulator translates to MSGRCLEIGLLLYPGVQLAAVYGLGDLFTVANDMAASQEREGTDRLRVSHWQIDDAGKVRRVFDSHPQAEGTPQVVILPPCLDASAGYALEMAYCRWLERLHASGVTLASVCAGAFPLAEAGLLEGRSVTTHWALAGELAERYPNVQVLPERMVVDDGDLITAGGLMAWTDLGLALVTRLLGPTIAAETARFLVVDLNRESQRQFSSFVPSFDHGDAAVLNVQQWLQGPAMVEANLAGMAARAGLGERTFLRRFRAATGLKPTEYCQQLRVNRARDLLEHSRQSIEQVAWQVGYQDSGAFRKVFARLVGLSPGDYRRRFGTAAR
- a CDS encoding DUF1028 domain-containing protein, which translates into the protein MTFSIIARCPRTGQFGVAAATAMPAVGKLLSHAAAGIGAVATQAQVNPYLGLDGLELLRQGYSAPAALSVLMTTDPCMELRQCALIDRHGDSVCWTGDKCIPWAGSLAGEQFSVQGNRLVGPQVLDAVADTFRLGETRPLVERLIDALAAGDEHGGDRHGESSAVIYVVDHEQYPLWDIRVDHHLDPVAELRRLHEVFARDVLPEILAMPTRANPAGKAAEDSV